The following are from one region of the Nocardioides marmotae genome:
- the prcA gene encoding proteasome subunit alpha — MSTPFYVSPEQLMKDRADFARKGIARGRSVAAVQYADGVLFVSENPSQALHKVSEIYDRIAFAAVGRYNEFENLRIAGVRLADMRGYAYDRRDVTGRGLANAYAQTLGTIFSSGGEKPYEVEIFVAEVGDEPAADQIYRLTYDGQVADEHRYAVMGGAADQVSTYLKEHYREGAALEDALRTAVAALGHSDTEDRVLPIEDLEVAVLDRTRTRPRKFSRLSPARLETILAGRAPASAPEPATAAAIPLPPAPATGGPADPPPSDPEPPVAPPVS, encoded by the coding sequence ATGAGCACCCCGTTCTACGTCTCGCCCGAGCAGCTGATGAAGGACCGGGCGGACTTCGCGCGCAAGGGCATCGCGCGCGGCCGCTCGGTGGCCGCGGTGCAGTACGCCGACGGCGTGCTGTTCGTCTCCGAGAACCCCTCCCAGGCGCTGCACAAGGTCTCCGAGATCTACGACCGGATCGCCTTCGCGGCCGTCGGTCGCTACAACGAGTTCGAGAACCTCCGCATCGCCGGCGTGCGCCTCGCCGACATGCGCGGCTACGCCTACGACCGGCGTGACGTCACCGGTCGCGGCCTGGCCAACGCCTACGCCCAGACCCTCGGCACCATCTTCTCCAGCGGCGGGGAGAAGCCCTACGAGGTCGAGATCTTCGTCGCCGAGGTCGGCGACGAGCCCGCCGCGGACCAGATCTACCGGCTGACCTACGACGGCCAGGTCGCCGACGAGCACCGGTACGCCGTCATGGGCGGCGCCGCCGACCAGGTCTCGACGTACCTCAAGGAGCACTACCGCGAGGGCGCGGCGCTCGAGGACGCGCTGCGCACCGCCGTGGCCGCCCTCGGCCACAGCGACACCGAGGACCGGGTGCTGCCCATCGAGGACCTCGAGGTCGCCGTGCTCGACCGCACGCGCACCCGGCCGCGCAAGTTCAGCCGCCTCTCGCCCGCCCGGCTCGAGACGATCCTCGCCGGGCGGGCACCCGCCTCGGCGCCCGAGCCGGCGACGGCGGCCGCCATCCCGCTCCCGCCCGCACCCGCCACGGGCGGGCCCGCGGACCCGCCGCCCTCGGACCCCGAGCCGCCGGTGGCACCCCCGGTCTCCTGA